The following are from one region of the Mesotoga sp. UBA6090 genome:
- a CDS encoding ABC transporter permease → MLRDTFSLFVENRKALFGLMILVFFSGVAIFAPLIAPYDPKTNKVDVLRIVDEEMGRTTTVEREQIDEFTERRVYTQSITTTYEKVTTKLPLNARPSGQHLLGTTKAGQDLFSQMVYGTRITLSVGLVTGLFTTVLALTLALVAGYFGGVVDDIISLFTNVFLVIPSLPLMIVIAAYITVKGVIPIVLILGLTSWPWPTRILRSQVVSLKNRDFVRVSRILGEKPLYIVFREILPNMISLVMASFFTSTMAAIMGEATLEFLGLGNVSIVSWGTILYWAQNSGALLSGAWWWFLPPGICIALIGTSFALMNFAIDEISNPKLRKR, encoded by the coding sequence ATGTTAAGAGACACTTTTTCTCTCTTCGTAGAGAATCGAAAGGCCTTGTTCGGGCTTATGATACTCGTCTTTTTCTCCGGAGTTGCGATCTTCGCCCCGCTTATCGCTCCTTACGATCCAAAGACGAACAAGGTCGATGTCCTCAGGATAGTAGACGAAGAGATGGGCAGAACCACAACGGTTGAAAGGGAGCAGATCGATGAGTTCACAGAACGAAGAGTCTACACTCAGTCGATCACGACCACATATGAAAAAGTCACAACGAAACTCCCGCTAAATGCCAGGCCTTCAGGACAGCATTTGCTGGGGACGACAAAGGCCGGGCAGGATCTCTTCTCTCAGATGGTTTACGGGACGAGAATCACGCTTTCCGTAGGGCTTGTAACTGGACTGTTCACTACGGTTCTTGCCCTCACACTTGCGCTTGTAGCCGGATATTTCGGGGGCGTTGTGGATGACATCATATCTCTGTTTACGAACGTTTTCCTCGTTATCCCAAGTCTCCCCCTGATGATCGTCATTGCCGCATACATAACCGTAAAGGGAGTAATCCCGATAGTCCTTATACTTGGACTCACCAGCTGGCCCTGGCCTACGAGAATACTACGTTCTCAGGTCGTCAGTCTCAAGAACAGAGATTTCGTAAGAGTATCCAGAATTCTTGGTGAGAAACCGCTATACATAGTATTCAGGGAGATACTACCGAATATGATCTCACTGGTAATGGCGTCCTTCTTCACATCGACGATGGCAGCAATCATGGGAGAGGCTACCCTTGAGTTCTTGGGATTGGGCAATGTATCGATAGTGAGCTGGGGAACAATCCTTTACTGGGCCCAGAACAGCGGAGCTCTGCTGTCGGGAGCATGGTGGTGGTTCCTTCCTCCAGGTATCTGCATAGCCTTGATCGGCACTTCCTTTGCGCTCATGAACTTTGCCATCGACGAGATTTCAAATCCCAAGCTTAGAAAGAGATGA
- a CDS encoding ABC transporter permease gives MAYFARKIGLLLFALFVAITLNFFIPRMMPGDPAQDLIDKMQGIPLESLEAIRAAFGVDSTDPLLLQYGKYLLNLLKGDLGISISRFPTPVWRVLQVAVPWTVGLMGTATIISFFLGTVIGVGVAWKRNTKLASFTVGLFIFVRSFPYFWLGLLLIYFLAFRLPVFPLGNAYTPQLQRGTMEFYLSVLKHAILPALTIVISSMGAWILTMRNNMINVLAEDYITVAEAKGLPLSRIKTLYAAKNAILPSITGFAMSLGFVVGGGLLTEMVFAYPGVGLMLYQAVQSKDYPLMQAIFLFISVAVLVANFIADIAILILDPRVRDGGR, from the coding sequence TTGGCTTACTTCGCAAGAAAGATCGGACTGTTGCTATTTGCCCTGTTTGTTGCAATTACTCTTAATTTTTTCATTCCGAGAATGATGCCCGGTGATCCTGCACAGGATCTGATCGACAAGATGCAAGGTATTCCTCTGGAATCGCTCGAAGCAATTAGGGCTGCCTTTGGTGTCGATTCTACCGACCCGCTGCTTCTCCAATACGGAAAGTATCTTCTCAACCTCCTAAAGGGCGATCTGGGAATATCTATCTCCAGATTCCCGACTCCAGTTTGGAGAGTCTTGCAGGTCGCCGTTCCCTGGACCGTTGGGCTTATGGGTACGGCAACGATCATCAGTTTCTTTCTGGGCACAGTGATTGGAGTAGGCGTTGCATGGAAACGCAACACGAAACTCGCTTCCTTTACTGTCGGGCTCTTCATTTTCGTGCGTTCCTTCCCGTATTTTTGGCTCGGGTTGCTTCTTATATATTTTCTGGCTTTCAGACTGCCTGTATTTCCCCTAGGAAATGCCTATACGCCTCAGCTTCAGAGGGGAACAATGGAATTTTATCTTTCCGTTCTCAAGCACGCCATACTTCCGGCTCTGACTATCGTAATCTCGTCGATGGGCGCATGGATACTCACTATGAGGAACAACATGATCAACGTACTGGCCGAAGACTACATCACAGTTGCCGAAGCTAAGGGACTCCCACTGAGTAGGATAAAGACTCTCTACGCTGCAAAAAATGCCATACTGCCATCTATAACGGGTTTTGCGATGTCTCTGGGATTTGTCGTTGGAGGAGGTTTATTGACTGAAATGGTATTTGCCTACCCGGGAGTGGGACTGATGCTTTATCAGGCAGTTCAAAGCAAGGATTATCCTCTAATGCAGGCTATTTTCCTTTTCATCTCTGTGGCCGTTCTCGTCGCAAATTTCATCGCGGATATCGCTATTCTGATTCTCGATCCCCGTGTCCGGGACGGTGGCAGGTGA
- a CDS encoding ABC transporter substrate-binding protein has product MKKVLVILTIVSLVISASLFAAEIKRGGTLRITSIKQGILIENFNPFSPNTNEMAIGGFYETLIYFNPMTGRIMNWLAESYDWSDDLLELTFNLREGVLWNDGMLFTEKDVLFTVGLGKDNRALDVANLWSTGVTGVRSDEPMTVTFTFSSVDTTIIQRFSSLFIVPEHIWSKVDDPLTWIGEGIPVGTGPFILKEGSFSEQSFSVVRNPNYWQIGEDGKPLPYIDEVLTLTTTNEQVSLRLARGEFDWAGYFVANIDEVFVKADPEHFKYWLPEGNLVFLNLNNLKWPFDSYNLRAAIAAAIDPFEITRIMASGAVPASLAGVKASYLRLAEKGLSEYGIEYDPDYARYLIENEGYKLNRSGIYEKDGKALSLNLYVPTGWTDWIMGAEEVARQLKEVGIEAIVTLAAWPSPYKDMMFNGNYEILFGISVTGTSPYYQFDNWVHSKHWAPIGENAGNYYGMRYKNDKIDELLDSYKKQTDPQAQDEIMEEVITIFLRDLPSVPMFFNPVWFEYSTRNFVGWPSAENPYAEPRPTGMDKMPILLSVHLR; this is encoded by the coding sequence ATGAAAAAGGTTCTTGTAATCTTGACTATTGTTTCACTAGTGATTTCAGCGAGTCTATTCGCCGCCGAGATCAAGAGAGGAGGTACCCTTAGAATTACCTCGATCAAACAGGGGATTCTGATCGAGAACTTCAACCCCTTCTCGCCGAACACCAATGAGATGGCAATTGGTGGTTTCTACGAGACTCTCATATACTTCAACCCGATGACGGGAAGGATCATGAACTGGCTTGCAGAAAGCTATGACTGGTCCGACGACCTTCTGGAGCTGACTTTCAATCTGAGAGAGGGAGTTTTGTGGAATGACGGGATGCTCTTCACGGAGAAAGACGTTCTATTCACAGTCGGACTGGGGAAAGACAACAGGGCATTAGACGTCGCAAATCTCTGGTCAACGGGAGTCACCGGAGTTCGATCTGACGAGCCGATGACTGTGACTTTCACATTTTCATCTGTAGACACAACTATCATCCAGAGATTCTCGAGTCTCTTCATAGTTCCCGAGCACATCTGGTCGAAAGTCGATGATCCTCTAACCTGGATCGGCGAAGGAATTCCCGTAGGCACCGGACCATTTATTCTGAAGGAAGGCTCATTCAGCGAACAATCGTTTAGTGTGGTCAGAAATCCAAATTACTGGCAAATTGGTGAAGACGGCAAACCTCTTCCTTACATAGACGAAGTCCTGACACTAACTACAACCAACGAGCAGGTTTCTCTAAGACTCGCCAGGGGCGAATTCGACTGGGCGGGCTACTTTGTTGCCAATATCGATGAGGTATTCGTAAAGGCCGACCCCGAGCACTTCAAATACTGGCTCCCCGAAGGGAACCTGGTCTTCTTGAATCTTAACAATCTTAAGTGGCCATTCGATAGCTACAATTTGAGGGCGGCTATAGCCGCAGCGATAGACCCATTCGAGATAACCAGGATAATGGCCAGTGGAGCTGTCCCCGCCTCGTTAGCCGGTGTAAAGGCAAGTTACCTTAGGCTGGCCGAGAAGGGTCTCAGTGAATACGGCATAGAATACGATCCAGACTACGCAAGATATCTCATTGAAAATGAAGGCTACAAGCTTAATAGAAGTGGAATTTACGAGAAGGATGGCAAGGCTCTCTCACTGAATCTCTATGTGCCTACAGGCTGGACCGACTGGATAATGGGAGCCGAAGAGGTTGCAAGGCAACTGAAAGAGGTCGGAATCGAGGCTATCGTTACTCTCGCCGCTTGGCCTTCTCCTTACAAAGACATGATGTTCAACGGAAACTACGAAATACTTTTCGGAATCTCCGTCACTGGAACCAGCCCTTATTACCAGTTCGACAACTGGGTACATTCCAAGCATTGGGCGCCAATAGGAGAAAACGCGGGCAATTACTACGGAATGCGTTACAAAAACGACAAGATCGACGAACTGCTCGATAGTTATAAGAAGCAGACAGATCCACAAGCCCAGGATGAGATAATGGAAGAGGTTATAACGATCTTCCTGAGAGATCTTCCCTCCGTACCTATGTTCTTCAACCCCGTTTGGTTCGAGTACAGCACAAGGAATTTCGTTGGCTGGCCGAGTGCAGAGAACCCATACGCAGAGCCAAGACCGACCGGGATGGACAAGATGCCGATCTTGCTTTCTGTACACCTGAGGTAG